The following is a genomic window from Polaribacter atrinae.
TTTTAAAAACCCAAAAGCAAGTACAGATGCAGATGCAGACTTATCTTTAGCTCTAAGAGGAAATACTGCAGAAACTGGCAAGCATTTTATTTTTGATATTCCTTTTGGTAGTTTATTTGTATTTAAAAACACCATCTACAAAAGAGGTAACAAACGTAGAACTCGTTTCGAATGCATGAACATGAGTAATAAAAAAGTATACCTATTCAATCAGAATGTAGAAATAGAATTTTATAAAAACGGCTAGCGTTTATTTACCTTACTAATTCCTACTAAATAATAATTTGTTTTAATTAATAATGATAATCGAAGCTGTCTAAAAAGCTTTTTCAATCTGAATTTATTTCAAAGAATCCAGATACTAAAACGAGTTCAGTGTATAACAAGATTTAAAACTTTTTAGACAGCCGCTTTCAATTTACTTTTCTCTTTTAATAAATAACGTATCTAATTCCATTTCTTTTTGTAACCAAGTACGTAATTGTCCTTCTTTTACACGAATAATAGTATCTGACACCTTTAAATTCCATTTAACCGTTGCCGTAGGAATTGTATCTATATTAATAAAATCTTTTGAAAATAAAACTTTAGAAAACCCTATTTCTTCAATTTCATTATATAAAATTTTAGCCTCTTTGGAAATTCTACTAAAGGCAATTGCTTTTTTATTATTATGAAGCGCATCATTTTCAATTCTTATATTTAAACCAGAAATAATACCTTCTAACTCAGTAATCTTGTCTTGAAGTTCTTGTATTAATCTCTTACTCTCATTTAATTCTTCTCTCTTCTCCTTATAAGCTGTTGTTATTAATTCAAAACTTTTAGTATCACTACCTTTAATGCTAATTTTCACTTCCTTTAAACGATCATATCTTGGATCATTAATCAAGCTACTTTCTAACATATTTTTTTCGACAGCAGTTACTTCATTAAAAAAATTAAGTTTTAAAACCTTTGTATCAACATCGTAATCTTTATCAATTAATTGATAGTTCTCAATAGTCATTACTTCATTTTTAACAAAAGTTTTTAACTGTGCATTTACCCTACTTTCTTCTAAAGCGTGTAAAAAAGTATAAACAGCAGGAATCATAACAGCAATACCTACTACCGTTGCAATAGTAGCATAACGTTTTCTTCTTGCTGCATTTGCATATTTATGCATTGGAAAACTTAACAGCTTTAATACGATAAATGTTGCTAAAGCAATAAAAATAGTATTAATTGTAAATAAATACATGGCTCCTAATGCATAAGTAAAACCAACAGGATCTCCAGAAAAACCTTTTGCTAAACCAAACCCTGCAGTACACAAGGGCGGCATTAATGCGGTAGCAATAGCAACTCCAAAAATAACAGAAGCTACTGTTCCCTTTTTTGTTCTTGCAACCATTAAAGCCAAACCACCAAAAAAGGCAATTAATACATCTCTAATATCAGGTCTTGTTCTTCCTAATAATTCGGATGTATCTTCACTTAAAGGAAAGAAATAGAAAAAAACAAATGATGCAAGCAAACTTAAGGTAATCATTGTTGCCAAACTGACTAATGATTTTTTAAACACCTCGATATCATTAATAGCAAATGCGCTTCCTATACCCAAAATAGGCCCCATTAAAGGAGATATTAACATGGCTCCAATAACAACTGCAGTAGAATTAGCATTTAACCCTATAGAAGCCACAAAGACCGCAAAAATAAGAATCCAAGCAGTAGCACCTTTAAAAGGTATATCTGCTTTAATAGCCTCCATGGTAGCTTCATGATCTGTATCATGTCTAAAATCTAAAAGTTCGGTTAAATATTTTCTTATACTAAAGAGCAACCCTCTAGCTTCATCCTTCATTCCCTGCTTAGATTGATCTACATTTTCCTCAGCTCCCTTATTTTCTTCCATCAAATTTAAGTTTCAATTATTGTTGGAAAGATACAAAAATTTAAAATTGACAATAAAACTGATTATAATATTTTTTTGCATAAAAAAAGCTTCACATTTCTGTGAAGCTTTTAATCTAATGTGACCGGGCTGGGGCTCGAACCCAGGACCCTCTCCTTAAAAGGGAGATGCTCTACCAACTGAGCTA
Proteins encoded in this region:
- a CDS encoding DUF389 domain-containing protein, translated to MEENKGAEENVDQSKQGMKDEARGLLFSIRKYLTELLDFRHDTDHEATMEAIKADIPFKGATAWILIFAVFVASIGLNANSTAVVIGAMLISPLMGPILGIGSAFAINDIEVFKKSLVSLATMITLSLLASFVFFYFFPLSEDTSELLGRTRPDIRDVLIAFFGGLALMVARTKKGTVASVIFGVAIATALMPPLCTAGFGLAKGFSGDPVGFTYALGAMYLFTINTIFIALATFIVLKLLSFPMHKYANAARRKRYATIATVVGIAVMIPAVYTFLHALEESRVNAQLKTFVKNEVMTIENYQLIDKDYDVDTKVLKLNFFNEVTAVEKNMLESSLINDPRYDRLKEVKISIKGSDTKSFELITTAYKEKREELNESKRLIQELQDKITELEGIISGLNIRIENDALHNNKKAIAFSRISKEAKILYNEIEEIGFSKVLFSKDFINIDTIPTATVKWNLKVSDTIIRVKEGQLRTWLQKEMELDTLFIKREK